A single Rhodothermales bacterium DNA region contains:
- a CDS encoding thioredoxin domain-containing protein — protein sequence MNRLQDAKSPYLLQHQHNPVDWFPWGDEAFEEARRRDVPIFLSIGYATCHWCHVMERESFEDDEVAALMNRHVVSIKVDREERPDIDDVYMTVCHLMGKQGGWPLTILMTPEKRPFYAATYLPKQTRFGRMGMMDLIPRVSALWREDRERIEASAADVVQVLERQADPQTASGSGTIEPAWLDTAFRELTSRYDATHGGFGSAPKFPSPHNLTFLFRYGREPGVTAAHQTILSMWRGGVFDQVGFGFHRYSTDVEWRLPHFEKMLHDQATMLQACVEGWLATGDDLLREVGLQTAEYVLRDLRHPDGGFYSAEDADSEGEEGRFYVWSEEELKVVLGTEAAKTATAWFGTRPEGNFLEEATRELTGTNVLHPASQDDEPVDLPKIRARLLEARDSRVRPLRDEKVLMDWNGLMIGAMARAGRVWQSEHLVEAAAAAHTFLRTNLREPGGWQHRWFAGHAGVAAMLDDYAFTAWGLLELFQATSDPQALDDAAELTEAMLAHCSAEGGGFYRSSTQGEALLVRKQEWYDGAMPAGVSAALGVLLDLGRLLSRPIWLERAANLIGAAAPVLGESPGALTGFLAFGASQWRVAREVVVVAQDQDDALVAEARRSGELAFWLPASGERRSRIEQVVPGVAGMGLVQGKAAAYVCRDFSCDRPVTTKKDLRAALGDTEV from the coding sequence GTGAATCGGCTCCAGGACGCCAAATCACCCTATCTCCTCCAGCACCAACACAACCCTGTGGACTGGTTTCCATGGGGCGACGAGGCATTTGAGGAGGCGCGGCGGCGTGATGTGCCGATCTTCCTGTCGATCGGCTATGCGACCTGCCACTGGTGCCATGTGATGGAGCGGGAGTCGTTTGAGGACGATGAGGTGGCGGCGCTCATGAACCGTCATGTCGTGAGCATCAAGGTGGATCGCGAGGAGCGCCCCGATATCGACGACGTCTACATGACGGTCTGCCACTTGATGGGCAAACAGGGTGGCTGGCCGCTTACGATCCTCATGACGCCGGAGAAACGTCCGTTCTACGCGGCGACCTATCTGCCGAAGCAAACCCGATTCGGCCGCATGGGCATGATGGACCTGATTCCGAGGGTCTCTGCACTCTGGCGGGAGGACCGTGAGCGGATTGAGGCGTCGGCGGCCGACGTCGTCCAGGTGCTGGAGCGCCAGGCCGATCCCCAGACCGCCAGTGGCAGCGGCACAATCGAACCTGCCTGGCTGGACACCGCATTCCGCGAACTCACGTCACGCTATGATGCCACGCACGGCGGATTCGGTTCGGCGCCCAAGTTTCCGAGCCCGCACAACCTGACCTTCCTCTTTCGCTACGGACGCGAGCCGGGTGTGACTGCGGCACACCAGACGATTCTGAGCATGTGGCGTGGCGGTGTATTTGATCAGGTGGGCTTTGGATTCCATCGCTACAGCACCGACGTGGAGTGGCGGCTGCCGCACTTTGAGAAAATGCTGCACGACCAGGCCACCATGCTGCAGGCTTGCGTGGAAGGCTGGCTGGCAACGGGCGATGACCTGCTGCGCGAGGTCGGCCTTCAGACCGCCGAATACGTGCTCCGCGACCTGAGGCATCCCGATGGGGGCTTCTATTCCGCCGAAGACGCAGACTCCGAGGGCGAAGAGGGACGATTCTACGTCTGGTCGGAAGAAGAGCTCAAAGTCGTGCTGGGAACTGAGGCGGCGAAAACCGCAACAGCCTGGTTCGGCACGCGTCCGGAGGGCAACTTTCTGGAGGAGGCCACCCGCGAGCTGACCGGGACCAACGTATTGCACCCGGCCTCGCAGGATGACGAGCCGGTCGATCTGCCCAAGATCCGGGCCCGCCTCCTCGAGGCCCGCGACAGCCGTGTGCGCCCGCTCCGCGATGAGAAGGTCCTCATGGACTGGAATGGACTGATGATAGGCGCCATGGCCCGCGCTGGTCGCGTCTGGCAGTCCGAGCACCTGGTCGAGGCCGCCGCTGCGGCGCATACGTTCCTGAGGACAAACCTGCGCGAGCCCGGTGGGTGGCAGCACCGGTGGTTCGCCGGGCACGCCGGTGTGGCCGCCATGCTGGACGACTATGCGTTCACAGCCTGGGGGCTGCTGGAGCTGTTTCAGGCGACTTCCGATCCTCAGGCGCTGGATGATGCCGCGGAGCTGACCGAGGCCATGCTCGCGCACTGCTCGGCCGAAGGCGGAGGATTCTACCGGTCGTCTACGCAAGGGGAGGCACTCCTGGTCCGCAAGCAGGAGTGGTATGACGGGGCTATGCCCGCCGGAGTGAGCGCGGCTCTCGGCGTTCTGCTCGATCTGGGAAGGTTGCTTTCCCGGCCGATCTGGCTGGAACGGGCGGCCAACCTTATCGGCGCCGCTGCCCCCGTTCTGGGGGAGTCTCCTGGCGCGCTGACCGGATTTCTGGCCTTTGGCGCGTCACAGTGGCGCGTCGCCCGCGAAGTCGTTGTCGTGGCGCAGGATCAGGACGATGCGCTGGTTGCCGAAGCCCGGCGTTCCGGTGAACTCGCGTTCTGGTTGCCGGCATCGGGCGAGCGTCGGTCGCGTATCGAGCAGGTGGTGCCCGGCGTCGCAGGCATGGGGCTCGTGCAAGGCAAGGCGGCCGCGTACGTCTGTCGCGATTTCAGCTGTGACCGTCCCGTAACGACAAAAAAAGACCTCCGCGCCGCCCTGGGCGACACGGAGGTCTGA
- a CDS encoding DUF4097 family beta strand repeat protein codes for MKTRILGIALIVLAGLAAVNLYQAFARAFGGDEHHGAYAIASASSDADVDAQDFDFDFDFDFDFDFDFDEAVSASDQSREIVIDERFNVSEGQDLFIDVQHADVEIETRSGADQARIVVTISSRNMDRAMERFEAMDWKTYKDGDRVVVRSEMPRRTNWNLKMKIDVVALIPDHFNLDVQSTHGDVSAGSLWGNAEIKTTHGDLDLASLNGDRAEIRTTHGDVESGDLMVKRLEIRTTHGDIDLGDVTSDVFSATTTHSDVQIEELTGRSEIRTTHGDVRIRVQNTDGMDIRTSHGDVSLHVPSDFRADLDLRAAKVNLPMSANFDGELKKKSAYGALNGGGVNVEIATSHGDISLRNR; via the coding sequence ATGAAAACCCGCATTCTCGGCATCGCCCTCATCGTCCTGGCCGGCCTCGCCGCCGTCAATCTCTATCAGGCGTTTGCCCGGGCATTCGGAGGCGATGAGCATCATGGCGCCTATGCCATCGCAAGCGCCTCGTCAGATGCCGACGTGGACGCCCAGGATTTCGACTTCGACTTCGACTTCGACTTTGATTTCGACTTTGACTTTGATGAAGCGGTCTCGGCCTCGGATCAGTCCAGGGAGATCGTGATCGATGAGCGCTTCAACGTGTCCGAGGGGCAGGATCTCTTTATCGACGTGCAGCACGCCGATGTGGAGATCGAGACGCGGTCCGGGGCCGACCAGGCCCGCATTGTCGTCACCATCTCCTCTCGCAACATGGATCGTGCGATGGAACGCTTCGAGGCCATGGACTGGAAGACCTACAAGGATGGCGACCGCGTGGTGGTACGCTCGGAGATGCCCCGCCGCACGAACTGGAACCTGAAAATGAAAATCGATGTGGTCGCGCTGATTCCCGACCACTTCAACCTGGATGTTCAGAGCACACACGGTGATGTGTCCGCTGGAAGCCTCTGGGGCAACGCCGAAATCAAGACCACCCATGGCGATCTGGATCTGGCCTCCCTGAACGGAGACCGGGCTGAGATCCGCACCACGCATGGCGATGTCGAGTCCGGCGACCTGATGGTGAAGCGGCTCGAAATCCGGACCACGCATGGTGACATCGACCTCGGCGACGTGACCAGCGATGTCTTCAGCGCGACCACCACGCACAGCGACGTGCAAATTGAGGAGCTCACCGGACGCTCGGAAATCCGGACCACACACGGCGACGTGCGCATCCGCGTGCAGAACACAGACGGCATGGACATCCGGACCTCACATGGAGACGTCAGCCTGCATGTGCCCTCAGACTTCCGCGCTGACCTGGATCTGCGGGCTGCCAAAGTGAACCTGCCGATGTCCGCCAACTTCGACGGCGAGCTCAAGAAGAAGTCGGCCTACGGGGCTCTCAATGGCGGCGGAGTCAACGTCGAGATCGCCACGTCGCACGGCGACATCTCGCTGCGCAACCGCTAG
- a CDS encoding aminopeptidase P family protein, protein MSSDKSLAKAIAGRHERLRAALSAHGLHALAINAGPTLGYLTGLSFHLSERPVIALFTADQKPQMVVPELESLKFEKAAFDLDLHTYSESLDSWQPAFSAALKGLGSARVGVEPRWLRFLEMGFLNAAAEKADFVSGEEAVAQLRMHKDQVELELMRTATRIAQDALKDTLPKLRAGVTEREAASELIQNLLRHGSEGELPFQPIVAFGPNSANPHAVPTERPLQEGDLALFDWGANHHGYFSDLTRTFTFGEVDPELRKIGQLVHAANSAGRRAAGPGIAAGAIDRATRTVIADAGYGEQFMHRTGHGLGLEVHEEPYIRDDNNQTLRPGMTFTVEPGIYLAGKGGVRIEDDVVITDSGAESLSDMPRAVVPIPQD, encoded by the coding sequence ATGAGTTCAGACAAATCCCTGGCCAAGGCCATCGCGGGACGTCACGAGCGGCTTCGGGCCGCGCTTTCTGCCCATGGCCTGCACGCGCTGGCCATCAACGCCGGCCCGACCCTCGGCTATCTGACGGGGTTGAGTTTCCACCTCTCGGAACGCCCGGTCATCGCGCTTTTCACCGCGGACCAGAAGCCGCAGATGGTGGTGCCCGAACTGGAGTCGCTGAAGTTTGAAAAGGCGGCGTTTGATCTGGACCTGCACACCTACAGCGAGAGCCTGGATTCGTGGCAGCCGGCGTTCTCGGCGGCGCTCAAGGGGCTGGGTTCGGCGCGCGTCGGCGTAGAGCCGCGCTGGCTGCGTTTCCTCGAGATGGGATTCCTGAACGCCGCGGCGGAAAAGGCCGACTTCGTATCGGGAGAGGAAGCCGTGGCCCAGTTGCGCATGCACAAGGACCAGGTCGAGCTGGAGCTCATGCGCACCGCGACCCGCATCGCCCAGGATGCCCTGAAGGACACACTGCCCAAGCTCCGGGCGGGCGTCACCGAACGTGAGGCGGCCTCCGAGCTCATCCAGAATCTGCTGCGCCACGGCAGCGAGGGCGAGCTGCCCTTCCAGCCCATTGTGGCGTTCGGTCCCAACTCCGCCAATCCGCACGCGGTACCCACAGAGCGGCCGCTGCAGGAAGGCGACCTGGCGCTGTTTGACTGGGGCGCCAACCATCACGGCTACTTCTCCGACCTGACCCGCACGTTCACCTTCGGCGAGGTGGATCCAGAGCTGCGGAAGATAGGCCAGCTTGTGCACGCGGCGAATTCGGCGGGACGGCGCGCAGCCGGTCCCGGTATCGCTGCGGGGGCCATCGACCGAGCCACCCGGACCGTCATCGCAGACGCCGGGTACGGCGAGCAGTTCATGCACCGCACCGGCCACGGACTCGGTCTGGAGGTGCACGAGGAACCGTACATCCGGGACGACAACAATCAGACGCTTCGGCCCGGCATGACCTTTACCGTGGAGCCAGGGATCTACCTGGCTGGCAAAGGCGGCGTGCGCATTGAGGACGATGTGGTCATCACGGATTCCGGCGCCGAGAGTCTGAGTGATATGCCGCGCGCCGTGGTGCCGATCCCCCAGGACTGA
- a CDS encoding VOC family protein: MKLGAFSVSLAVKDIKASRAFYETLGFEHVHGEEAQNWLILRNGDTVIGLFQGMFEKNILTFNPGWTQQTETLEEFEDVRAIKERLRAAGLEILQEGGDPESGPGSFVVVDPDGNPVLVDQHV; encoded by the coding sequence ATGAAACTGGGCGCGTTTTCGGTGAGCCTTGCCGTCAAGGACATCAAGGCCTCACGGGCGTTTTACGAGACGCTGGGCTTCGAGCACGTGCACGGTGAGGAAGCCCAGAACTGGCTGATCTTGCGCAACGGCGATACCGTGATCGGGCTCTTCCAGGGCATGTTTGAGAAGAACATCCTGACGTTCAATCCTGGCTGGACACAGCAGACGGAGACGCTCGAGGAGTTCGAGGACGTGCGGGCCATCAAAGAGCGGCTGCGCGCGGCCGGCCTGGAGATCCTGCAGGAGGGAGGCGATCCGGAGTCAGGGCCCGGGAGCTTCGTGGTGGTGGATCCCGACGGGAATCCGGTGCTGGTGGACCAGCACGTTTAG
- a CDS encoding geranylgeranylglyceryl/heptaprenylglyceryl phosphate synthase, with the protein MLAARDRHGAGFVLLVDPDDTPEERLPEVAERAAAAGVDAFFLGGSLVHSTELDRYVATLKRHTELPVIGFPGAITQVVGNLDALLYLMVISGRNPDYLIGRHVVAAPLIRKMRLETISTGYMLVESGALTTAQYMVGSLPLPRERTGVAVATAMAGEMLGLQTLYLDAGSGADHPVPDAMVSGIRDAVQVPIIVGGGMRTPEAVAAKVAAGASFVVVGNAFEERGDEAFMREMVSAAHSGVSV; encoded by the coding sequence TTGCTTGCCGCGCGCGATCGCCATGGAGCAGGATTTGTGCTCCTGGTGGATCCGGACGACACCCCCGAGGAGCGCCTGCCCGAGGTGGCCGAACGCGCCGCCGCGGCCGGTGTCGATGCCTTCTTCCTGGGCGGCAGTCTCGTGCATTCGACCGAGCTGGATCGGTACGTGGCAACACTGAAACGCCACACTGAGCTGCCGGTGATCGGTTTTCCCGGCGCGATTACCCAGGTCGTGGGCAATCTGGATGCGCTACTCTATTTGATGGTCATCAGCGGGCGCAATCCGGACTATCTGATCGGTCGGCACGTGGTCGCCGCTCCGCTGATCCGGAAAATGCGGCTCGAGACCATATCGACCGGATATATGCTGGTTGAAAGTGGGGCGCTGACCACGGCGCAATACATGGTCGGCTCATTGCCGTTGCCTCGGGAGCGCACGGGCGTGGCCGTGGCGACGGCCATGGCCGGGGAGATGCTCGGCCTTCAAACGCTCTATCTGGATGCGGGCAGCGGTGCCGATCATCCCGTGCCGGATGCCATGGTGTCTGGGATTCGGGACGCGGTCCAGGTACCGATTATTGTCGGTGGTGGGATGCGCACACCCGAAGCGGTGGCTGCAAAGGTGGCTGCGGGCGCATCGTTCGTGGTAGTAGGAAACGCCTTTGAAGAGCGTGGCGATGAGGCGTTTATGCGGGAGATGGTTTCCGCAGCACACTCCGGGGTATCGGTATGA
- a CDS encoding PD40 domain-containing protein produces the protein MRATLALLSALILAPITVPPMAVSAQVIPVYSVVYRPPGVNYLVMRSAHFDVIYQEGTEEQAREMAAVLEASIPDVSRLFPIKPDYRLSVVLNRYGDRGNGFVATVPTKSEIEGVPLFGRSLSVRHADWLMAVAPHELVHAAQGDYSAGFGVNSILKPFAPDIARALNMWIPPGIAEGAAVYVESRLEPGAGRLNHPWFVMQYRAAAGKGKPWTLAQMLENPWYTRPTDRFYKGGAILMEALADSTGDIPALRRATAFHNRFPFFGYGASFWYGTRTFPRTFGKRQRQEAIARERARQEALGTLTQSRTVAGEKGLVVRRPRWRDDNTVIAYMTAYNRRRGQVAIDMNTGRMTPVAHEELNEELEFSFSPDGKSLIAGRYISNRLAGRAADSDIFRIDLETGNSERLTRGAGLIGPTELPDGSFWAIQLDGAFSNWVHGSPESGFQPVLPPARRRFVQIEPSPDHDRAALIVNTLGVQGLYLSDAAEPALRPAVVFNGASVYDVTWSPDARWLLFSADPTDVINVFAHEVDTGRTIRLTNVAYGAFEPTLSPDGSTLAFVEFQDQRFDLKTIPFDPSGAPEAEGTDAATPAPGGFIDTTGVAALAGTYRAVDHIRPRLLYPTVYLENTPTARPGADLGTGIGLALQGVDPLAKFAYWGEGFLQDSKFWGEVGITTGVTAIRPAARLYRRPDQFVARVGQDTLRVIRDERGAELSLSLPVTLKDNIHRSTANFALFLDAQQNRLLGADDALVRDWTRNIAFTPVASFQWGLQAGLRDLVWSRGVTFVSATEFEFTEEAFGGNATASYNELGIYLPFLSRINNSIKVELASLSQTRGFVYNTDFFMPRGHEDVIPGRGTFVRATLETVQPFWFPENGSLMIPSLVRAFYIYGFAERFNSTETLDRHVSSVGGGVGVQFNFLHVLEFNLRWGKAYRTGQARDLGWVTVRR, from the coding sequence ATGCGTGCGACCCTGGCGCTCCTCTCTGCGCTGATCCTGGCCCCAATCACCGTTCCGCCGATGGCGGTGTCGGCACAGGTCATTCCGGTGTATTCCGTGGTCTACCGACCGCCCGGGGTCAACTACCTGGTCATGCGCTCGGCGCACTTCGACGTTATCTATCAGGAAGGCACCGAAGAGCAGGCCCGCGAAATGGCGGCCGTGCTCGAAGCGAGCATCCCCGATGTCTCCCGTCTGTTCCCGATCAAACCGGACTATCGCCTCTCGGTCGTACTGAACCGATACGGCGACCGCGGCAACGGTTTCGTCGCCACCGTACCCACGAAGTCCGAAATCGAGGGAGTTCCACTATTCGGCCGCAGTCTGTCCGTGCGACACGCGGACTGGCTGATGGCCGTTGCGCCGCACGAGCTCGTGCATGCAGCGCAAGGTGACTATAGCGCAGGGTTCGGGGTGAACAGCATCCTCAAACCCTTCGCACCCGACATCGCCCGGGCACTCAACATGTGGATCCCGCCGGGAATCGCCGAGGGCGCGGCCGTCTACGTGGAAAGTCGTCTTGAGCCGGGTGCCGGACGGTTGAATCATCCGTGGTTCGTGATGCAGTACCGCGCCGCGGCCGGCAAGGGCAAGCCCTGGACACTGGCCCAGATGCTTGAGAACCCGTGGTATACGCGGCCGACAGACCGATTCTATAAGGGGGGCGCCATTCTCATGGAGGCCCTCGCCGACTCCACGGGTGACATTCCCGCCCTCCGCCGGGCGACTGCGTTCCACAACCGATTCCCGTTCTTTGGCTACGGAGCAAGCTTCTGGTACGGCACCCGCACGTTCCCTCGCACCTTCGGCAAACGCCAGCGGCAGGAGGCCATCGCCCGGGAACGCGCGCGCCAGGAAGCGCTGGGTACGCTGACACAATCCCGCACCGTCGCCGGTGAGAAAGGCCTGGTAGTGCGGCGGCCCCGTTGGAGAGACGACAACACGGTCATCGCATACATGACTGCCTACAATCGTCGACGCGGGCAGGTGGCCATCGACATGAACACCGGGCGCATGACGCCGGTGGCCCACGAGGAGTTGAACGAGGAGCTGGAATTCAGCTTCAGTCCTGACGGGAAGTCGCTCATCGCCGGCCGATACATCAGCAACCGATTGGCCGGCCGGGCGGCGGACTCGGACATCTTCCGCATCGACCTCGAGACCGGCAACTCAGAGCGTCTGACCCGGGGCGCGGGCCTGATCGGGCCGACCGAACTTCCGGACGGGTCGTTTTGGGCCATTCAGCTGGATGGCGCGTTCAGCAACTGGGTGCACGGTAGCCCCGAATCGGGCTTTCAGCCTGTGCTGCCGCCGGCCCGCCGCCGGTTCGTGCAGATCGAGCCGAGCCCTGACCATGACCGCGCGGCGTTGATCGTGAACACGCTCGGGGTGCAGGGGCTCTATCTGAGCGATGCGGCCGAGCCCGCCCTCCGCCCCGCGGTGGTCTTTAACGGCGCCTCGGTGTACGATGTCACCTGGTCTCCGGACGCACGCTGGCTACTCTTTTCTGCTGATCCGACCGACGTCATCAACGTGTTCGCGCACGAAGTGGACACCGGACGCACGATCCGCCTGACCAACGTGGCCTATGGGGCCTTCGAGCCGACGCTGTCGCCCGACGGCAGCACGCTGGCATTCGTCGAGTTCCAGGATCAGCGGTTTGACCTGAAGACGATTCCGTTCGATCCCTCCGGCGCGCCGGAAGCGGAAGGCACTGACGCGGCGACCCCCGCGCCGGGCGGCTTTATCGACACGACAGGCGTCGCCGCATTAGCGGGCACGTACCGTGCCGTAGACCACATTCGCCCGCGCCTGCTCTATCCGACCGTCTACCTAGAAAACACACCGACCGCGCGGCCGGGTGCCGATCTCGGAACGGGCATCGGTTTGGCACTCCAGGGCGTGGACCCGCTCGCCAAGTTTGCCTACTGGGGCGAGGGCTTCCTGCAGGACAGCAAATTCTGGGGGGAGGTCGGCATCACCACGGGAGTCACAGCGATCCGCCCGGCCGCGCGGCTGTATCGCCGACCGGACCAGTTTGTCGCCCGCGTTGGCCAGGACACGCTGCGTGTGATCCGAGACGAGCGCGGCGCCGAGTTGAGCCTCAGCCTGCCGGTGACACTCAAGGACAACATCCATCGCAGCACGGCCAACTTCGCGCTGTTCCTGGACGCGCAGCAAAACCGGCTTCTCGGTGCGGACGATGCGCTCGTGCGCGACTGGACACGCAACATCGCTTTCACGCCTGTGGCCAGCTTTCAGTGGGGCCTTCAGGCGGGGCTTCGAGATCTGGTCTGGAGCCGCGGAGTCACGTTCGTTTCAGCCACCGAGTTCGAGTTCACCGAGGAGGCGTTTGGCGGCAACGCGACCGCCAGTTACAACGAGCTAGGCATCTATCTGCCGTTCCTGAGCCGCATCAACAACAGCATCAAGGTGGAACTGGCGTCCCTGTCGCAAACGCGCGGCTTCGTCTACAACACGGACTTCTTCATGCCGCGCGGGCACGAGGATGTGATCCCGGGACGCGGCACGTTTGTGCGGGCCACCCTGGAAACGGTGCAGCCATTCTGGTTTCCGGAAAATGGGTCGCTGATGATCCCATCGCTCGTGCGGGCCTTCTATATCTATGGATTCGCGGAGCGCTTCAATTCCACCGAGACGCTGGATCGCCACGTCAGCTCGGTCGGGGGTGGGGTGGGTGTGCAGTTCAATTTCCTGCATGTGCTGGAGTTCAATCTGCGTTGGGGCAAGGCGTATCGCACCGGGCAGGCCAGAGATCTGGGCTGGGTCACCGTTCGCCGCTGA
- the alaS gene encoding alanine--tRNA ligase — protein MSLTAEQIRTDFLEFFREKGHEIVPSASIVPENDPTLMFTNAGMNQFKDVFLGEGSRPYLRAADSQKCLRVSGKHNDLEEVGYDTYHHTLFEMLGNWSFGDYFKKEAIGWAWELLTEKWGLPADRLYATVHAGDAKLGLDPDDEAAGFWRSETGINHEHILYCGSEDNFWMMGDTGPCGPCSEIHVDLRTDAERAETPGRDLVNMDHPMVMEIWNLVFIQYNAQTDGSLKALSAKHVDTGMGFERIVSVLQQTAGSTYDTDLFRPILDQVASLSPIGGLTSYEETGASGEDADRLRIAMRVIADHVRTIAFAIADGVMPGNTGRGYVIRRILRRAVRYGYQTLELHEPFLYKVAGTVVDMMGKQFPELEQSRDYLQRVTKAEEESFLETLGTGLALFERLLPYLKGQAGPVAHDSKAMDLLGKAYGGSDDALRRFQGAAERDEVPGEVAFLLHDTYGFPIDLTQLMAREEGLAVDMAGYDAAMKQQKDRARAAANFKVDQSEADVWTDISTGDEAFVGYDHSRVEGAAVRSVRTVGEDRFELVLDQTPFYAESGGQVGDTGTLQVGDEYIAVLDTVKRAGRVVHVVDRLPAAPDAPVVAQVDTARLARTKKHHSVTHLMHAALREVLGPHVQQKGSLVAPDYLRFDFSHFERVTPEELRAVEQRVNEVIQRNIGLREERAVPFDEAVARGAMALFGEKYGDTVRVITFDPDYSVELCGGIHVDATGEIGLFRFRSEGSVAAGVRRVEALAGADALGYLHGELDELGRVRGQFKSLQRPSDEEVADLIDANKRLEKELDLVRQQALAGQLGAFIDGAVSAGDARVAVGSVGNADMNALRTLGEEMRSRLGDGGVGVLGSSDGEKAYLVVTVADDLVGRGLQAGKVVGTLAKIVGGGGGGRPQLATAGGRDASKLGDALAAAPGVVGEMLG, from the coding sequence ATGAGCCTCACGGCAGAACAGATCCGCACCGACTTCCTGGAGTTCTTCAGGGAGAAAGGGCACGAAATAGTGCCCAGTGCCTCGATCGTGCCCGAGAACGACCCGACGCTCATGTTCACCAATGCGGGCATGAACCAGTTCAAGGATGTGTTCCTTGGCGAGGGGTCCCGGCCGTACCTGCGCGCCGCCGATTCGCAGAAGTGCCTGCGCGTGTCCGGCAAGCACAATGACCTCGAGGAGGTGGGGTACGACACGTATCACCACACGCTCTTCGAGATGCTCGGCAACTGGAGCTTCGGGGACTACTTCAAGAAAGAGGCGATCGGTTGGGCCTGGGAGCTGCTCACGGAAAAATGGGGATTGCCTGCGGACCGGCTGTATGCCACGGTCCATGCCGGCGATGCCAAACTGGGATTGGATCCGGACGATGAGGCCGCGGGCTTCTGGCGCTCGGAGACGGGCATCAACCACGAGCACATTTTGTACTGCGGTAGCGAGGACAACTTCTGGATGATGGGCGACACCGGGCCGTGTGGTCCGTGCTCCGAAATCCACGTCGACCTGCGCACGGACGCCGAGCGGGCGGAGACGCCGGGGCGGGACCTGGTCAACATGGATCATCCCATGGTGATGGAGATCTGGAATCTGGTCTTCATCCAGTACAACGCGCAGACCGACGGCAGCCTGAAGGCGCTGTCCGCCAAGCACGTGGACACCGGGATGGGCTTTGAGCGCATCGTATCTGTGTTGCAGCAGACGGCCGGCAGCACGTACGACACGGATCTCTTCCGTCCGATACTCGATCAGGTGGCCTCGCTGTCGCCGATCGGCGGGCTGACGTCCTATGAGGAGACCGGCGCGTCCGGCGAAGACGCGGACCGACTCCGCATTGCCATGCGGGTCATCGCGGACCACGTGCGCACGATTGCGTTTGCCATCGCCGATGGCGTCATGCCCGGCAATACCGGCCGCGGCTACGTCATTCGGCGCATTCTGCGGCGTGCGGTGCGCTATGGTTACCAGACGCTGGAGCTGCACGAGCCCTTCCTGTACAAGGTGGCCGGCACGGTCGTCGACATGATGGGCAAGCAGTTTCCCGAACTTGAGCAGAGCCGCGACTACCTGCAGCGGGTTACGAAGGCGGAGGAGGAGAGCTTCCTGGAGACGCTGGGCACCGGATTGGCGCTGTTTGAGCGGCTGTTGCCCTATCTGAAAGGACAGGCAGGCCCGGTTGCGCACGATTCGAAGGCCATGGATCTCCTGGGCAAGGCGTACGGGGGATCCGACGATGCCCTGCGCCGATTCCAGGGTGCGGCGGAGCGTGACGAGGTCCCCGGCGAGGTGGCCTTCCTCCTGCATGACACGTACGGATTCCCCATCGACCTCACGCAGCTCATGGCGCGCGAGGAGGGGCTGGCCGTGGACATGGCCGGGTACGATGCGGCCATGAAGCAGCAGAAGGACCGCGCCCGGGCAGCCGCTAACTTCAAGGTGGACCAGTCCGAAGCGGATGTCTGGACGGACATTTCCACGGGCGATGAGGCCTTTGTCGGCTACGACCATTCGCGTGTGGAGGGCGCCGCAGTGCGGTCGGTGCGCACGGTTGGTGAGGACCGGTTTGAGCTCGTGCTGGACCAGACCCCGTTTTACGCGGAGTCCGGTGGGCAGGTCGGTGATACCGGCACCCTCCAGGTGGGCGATGAGTACATTGCGGTGCTCGACACCGTGAAGCGGGCCGGCCGTGTGGTGCACGTGGTAGACCGGCTTCCGGCAGCGCCGGACGCGCCCGTGGTGGCTCAGGTGGATACCGCCCGGTTGGCGCGCACGAAGAAGCACCATTCGGTGACCCACCTGATGCACGCTGCGCTACGGGAAGTGCTCGGCCCGCACGTGCAACAGAAGGGATCGCTGGTCGCGCCGGACTACCTGCGGTTTGACTTCAGCCACTTCGAGCGGGTGACGCCGGAGGAGCTGCGGGCCGTGGAGCAGCGCGTCAACGAGGTGATCCAGCGCAACATCGGGCTGCGGGAAGAGCGCGCGGTGCCGTTTGATGAGGCCGTGGCGCGAGGCGCGATGGCGCTGTTTGGCGAGAAGTACGGCGACACCGTGAGGGTGATCACCTTCGATCCGGACTACTCAGTGGAGTTGTGCGGCGGCATTCATGTGGACGCGACCGGCGAAATTGGCCTCTTCCGCTTCCGGAGTGAGGGTTCGGTGGCCGCCGGCGTGCGTCGCGTCGAGGCTCTGGCCGGGGCCGATGCGCTCGGCTATCTGCACGGCGAACTGGATGAACTCGGGCGTGTGCGCGGGCAATTCAAATCGCTCCAGCGGCCTTCCGACGAGGAGGTAGCAGACCTCATTGATGCCAATAAGCGGCTGGAGAAGGAGCTGGATCTTGTGCGTCAGCAGGCGCTGGCCGGGCAGCTCGGGGCGTTCATCGACGGTGCCGTTTCGGCGGGCGATGCGCGAGTGGCGGTGGGATCGGTGGGCAATGCCGACATGAATGCGCTGCGCACCCTGGGTGAGGAGATGCGGTCACGCCTTGGTGACGGCGGCGTCGGCGTGCTTGGCTCGTCGGACGGTGAGAAGGCGTACCTCGTGGTCACGGTGGCGGATGATCTGGTCGGTCGCGGTCTGCAGGCCGGAAAGGTCGTCGGCACCCTGGCGAAGATCGTCGGCGGCGGTGGCGGCGGGCGGCCTCAGTTGGCTACTGCCGGTGGGCGTGATGCGTCCAAGCTGGGCGATGCGCTTGCGGCGGCCCCGGGCGTTGTTGGGGAGATGCTGGGGTAG